The Mucilaginibacter sp. PAMB04168 genome contains the following window.
AAAGATACAGCCGAAATTAAGCGGATACAAACCGAAGGTAAACCTTTAGGTGTTAAAATGAATGCGGCTTTAGACGCTTTTATCTTTAGTCACCCCGACTCCTACGTAACGCTCGATTTGGTAGCTAACGAAAAGGCTGCAGTTATAGACCCTAAAGTTTTTGATCCTTACTATAAATCGCTTAGCAAAAGGGTGTTAGGTAGCTTTACCGGGCAAAGATTGGCAGCTAAGTATCAGAAAGCAATGCAGTTATCAATAGGTAAAACGCTTGATTTTACCCAGATCGATGACAAAGGTAATGAGTTTAAGCTGTCGGCATTAAGAGGCAAATACGTATTAGTTGATTTTTGGGCCAGCTGGTGTGCACCTTGCCGTGCCGAAAACCCTAATTTGTTAAAAGCCTACCGTACACTGAAAGATAAGAAGTTGGAAATAGTAGGAATTTCTTTAGATGAAACCAAGGCTGCCTGGTTAAAAGCCGTAGCGCAGGATGCTATGCCGTGGATACAAGTAAGCGATTTAAAAGGCTTTAAAAATGATGTTGCCGTTAAATTCGGCATTACCGCAATTCCTCAAAACGTATTAATCAACCCCGAAGGTGTAATTATTGCCAAAAACCTTCGTGGCGAAGACCTTACCCAAACATTGTCGACCTATATTAAATAACAGGCATTAGTAAATACAATTATGAAAAAAATATTTTTTGCAACGCTGTGCCTGCTACCCTTTTTGGGAAAGGCACAA
Protein-coding sequences here:
- a CDS encoding TlpA disulfide reductase family protein, producing the protein MMKKVMITLLCALPLMVHAQDKFEINGKLTNPGSEKLAILSYKNSQGKDKSDTVAVKAGKFMFTGETAFGNRAYLILVPSKKDSVKTRRQADYKDFYLEKGKYTVVAADSIKNAKITGAQAQTDYLAYDSQMGPLSAQYQLLANRYLKARSAKDTAEIKRIQTEGKPLGVKMNAALDAFIFSHPDSYVTLDLVANEKAAVIDPKVFDPYYKSLSKRVLGSFTGQRLAAKYQKAMQLSIGKTLDFTQIDDKGNEFKLSALRGKYVLVDFWASWCAPCRAENPNLLKAYRTLKDKKLEIVGISLDETKAAWLKAVAQDAMPWIQVSDLKGFKNDVAVKFGITAIPQNVLINPEGVIIAKNLRGEDLTQTLSTYIK